TCTATGTCGAAACACATTTTAGTTACAAGTGCTTTGCCTTATGCAAACGGCTCTATCCACCTAGGTCATATATTAGAAGCAGTCCAAACAGACATTTGGGTGCGATTCCAAAAGTTGATTGGAAATGAATGTTATTTTTTCTGCGCAGATGATACACATGGAACTCCCATCATGATTGCTGCTAAAAAAGCAGGAAAAACCCCTGAGTCCATGATTGAAGAAGTACAGAAGGAACACTATAAAGATCTCACTTCCTTTGGGGTAGAGTATGATAATTATTACACTACCAATTCTGAGGAAAACCGAAAGTTCTCAGAATCGATTTATTTAACCCTCAAAAAAAATGGACATATTGTTGCTAGGAACATCGAACAGTCGTATTGCGAACATGACAAAATGTTTTTACCAGACCGTTTCATAAAAGGGACTTGTCCAAAATGTGGGTCAAAAGACCAATATGGGGATTCTTGTGAAGTTTGTGGAACCAGTTACTCACCAAAAGACTTAAAAGATTCCTATTGTTCCATTTGTGGAACCACTCCCGTCTTAAAAGAATCAAAACATTTGTTTTTTAAATTACAAGACTTCCAAAACCAATTAAAAACTTGGATGGAAGAAGGGAACCGTTTGAACGAAGGTGCCCAAAAGAAATTACAAGAATGGTTTACATCTGGGTTACAAGAGTGGGATATCAGCCGTGATGGTCCTTACTTTGGTTTTGCGATCCCAGAAGAAGAAAACAAATACTTTTATGTTTGGTTAGATGCGCCTATTGGATATATGGCTTCCTCTTTAAATCACCTAAAGGATGAGAAAAAATTCAATGAATTTTGGAAAGATGGAAAAGGGGAGATTGTCCATTTTATAGGAAAAGATATTTTGTATTTCCATGGACTCTTTTGGCCAGCGATGCTTATGGGATCTGGTTACAAAGCTCCGAATCAATTGAATGTACATGGATTCTTAACTGTGAATGGAGAAAAGATGTCCAAGTCTCGAGGAACGTTTATCAATGCTTCCACGTTTGCCAAACATTTGGATATTGAACATTTCCGTTTTTATATGGCATGTCGACTTGGATCTGGTATGGAAGATGTCGACATCTCCTTTGATGATTTTGTATCCCGTGTGAATTCCGACCTAATTGGAAATTTAGTAAACTTGGTATCAAGAGTTTCTACATCAATTTTAGACAAAATGGATCGTAAACTTGGAAGTTTATCAGTCGAAGGAAAATCCTTAGTTTCTGAATTACTGAGTAAGGAAACTGAAATCAGGGATGCCTACGAATCACGTAACTACTCTAAGGTGATGCGTGAAATCACAGGTCTTGGTGATAAAGTTAATAAATATGTGAATGACTATGCACCTTGGAACCTAATCAAAACAGATGTAGAAAAAGCAAGGGAAGTTGTCACTACCTCTCTCAATTGTGCTAAAATCCTTTTTACCTATTTGGCTCCTGTGACTCCCAAAATTGCCTTAGCAATCAAGGAATTATTCCAAGTTCCAGATTTAAATTTTTTAAATCTGTCGGAAACCATTGAAAACAAAACTCTTGGTCCTTACCAAATGTTATCGAAACGAGTTGAGGAAAAAAATATTTCACTTATGATCTCAGAAACAAAAGAAGCCTTTGAAAAATCAAATCCTAGTCCATCAAAACTGGAACCAAATAAGTCCAATACAAACGAAACAAAAGTAAATACAGTTTCCGAAGATGGATTTATTACCATCGACGAATTGTCCAAAGTGGAACTACGTGTGGGCCTTATCAAAGAAGCAAATCCTGTTGATGGAGCCGATAAACTTTTGTTTGTAAAAGTAGATTTAGGAGAAAAAGGGATCAAAAACGTATTTGCAGGAATCAAAGCAAGTTATACAGCCGAAGAGTTAGTTGGTAAAAAAGTAGTCGTTGTTGCTAATTTAAAACCACGCCAAATGAAATTTGGATTATCGGAGGCGATGTTACTTGCATCAGGTAAAGAGAAAACATTATCTTTATTTGTTCCGGATCGTGATGCAAATCCTGGTGATCTTTTGAAATAGAAAAATGCCAACAAAGTCAGAACAAATATTAAGGGAAAAAGAAATCCAAGGGATTAAATTCAGTCTCTATGGAAAAAT
The sequence above is a segment of the Leptospira levettii genome. Coding sequences within it:
- the metG gene encoding methionine--tRNA ligase, producing MSKHILVTSALPYANGSIHLGHILEAVQTDIWVRFQKLIGNECYFFCADDTHGTPIMIAAKKAGKTPESMIEEVQKEHYKDLTSFGVEYDNYYTTNSEENRKFSESIYLTLKKNGHIVARNIEQSYCEHDKMFLPDRFIKGTCPKCGSKDQYGDSCEVCGTSYSPKDLKDSYCSICGTTPVLKESKHLFFKLQDFQNQLKTWMEEGNRLNEGAQKKLQEWFTSGLQEWDISRDGPYFGFAIPEEENKYFYVWLDAPIGYMASSLNHLKDEKKFNEFWKDGKGEIVHFIGKDILYFHGLFWPAMLMGSGYKAPNQLNVHGFLTVNGEKMSKSRGTFINASTFAKHLDIEHFRFYMACRLGSGMEDVDISFDDFVSRVNSDLIGNLVNLVSRVSTSILDKMDRKLGSLSVEGKSLVSELLSKETEIRDAYESRNYSKVMREITGLGDKVNKYVNDYAPWNLIKTDVEKAREVVTTSLNCAKILFTYLAPVTPKIALAIKELFQVPDLNFLNLSETIENKTLGPYQMLSKRVEEKNISLMISETKEAFEKSNPSPSKLEPNKSNTNETKVNTVSEDGFITIDELSKVELRVGLIKEANPVDGADKLLFVKVDLGEKGIKNVFAGIKASYTAEELVGKKVVVVANLKPRQMKFGLSEAMLLASGKEKTLSLFVPDRDANPGDLLK